In Methylobacterium aquaticum, the following are encoded in one genomic region:
- a CDS encoding TetR/AcrR family transcriptional regulator → MDAVTPRASPRTKDPERTKADILAVATEEFSAFGLSGARVDAIAERTRTSKRMIYYYFGSKEGLYLAVLEKAYADIRQVEADLDLGNLSPAEAIRRLVEFTFEYDEAHPDFIRLVAIENIHRAEHLSGSETIRGLNLGVIRTITDIIVRGQADGVFRADVDPLDVHLMISALCFFRVSNRHTFGAIFSVDLDAPALRARHKRMAGDAVIGMLSLR, encoded by the coding sequence ATGGACGCCGTCACGCCCCGCGCCTCTCCCCGCACCAAGGATCCCGAGCGGACCAAGGCCGACATCCTGGCGGTCGCGACCGAGGAATTCTCGGCCTTCGGGCTCAGCGGCGCGCGGGTCGATGCCATCGCCGAGCGCACCCGCACCTCGAAGCGGATGATCTACTATTACTTCGGCAGCAAGGAGGGCCTGTACCTCGCGGTGCTGGAGAAGGCCTATGCCGACATCCGGCAGGTCGAGGCCGATCTCGACCTCGGCAACCTGAGCCCGGCCGAGGCGATCCGCCGCCTCGTCGAGTTTACCTTCGAGTACGACGAGGCCCATCCGGATTTCATCCGCCTCGTCGCCATCGAGAACATCCACCGGGCCGAGCACCTGTCGGGATCGGAGACGATCCGCGGGCTCAATCTTGGGGTGATCCGCACCATCACCGACATCATCGTCCGCGGGCAGGCCGACGGCGTCTTCCGCGCCGACGTCGATCCCCTCGACGTCCACCTGATGATCAGCGCGCTCTGCTTCTTCCGGGTCTCGAACCGCCACACCTTCGGGGCGATCTTCTCCGTCGACCTCGACGCGCCGGCCCTGCGGGCCCGCCACAAGCGGATGGCCGGCGACGCGGTGATCGGCATGCTGTCGCTGCGCTGA
- a CDS encoding class-II fumarase/aspartase family protein, producing MTLSALDSALLGPLFATDAMRAVFADEARVAAMLRAEAALARAQGQAGLVPASLSPAIEAIPPKALDPAALGRRTAVSGVPVIPFVKAVQGALPPELEPAFHKATTTQDIADTALVLQVRDALDLVAADLKAILDGLSAIARQHRETPCVGRTYGQHAAPVTFGFKAAIWALGIAEVAALLPSLRDRVLTASLGGPVGTLAGLGETAEAVGDGFAAALGLHPDLAPWHTRRARIAETGSWLALLMGALAKFATDVAHLATTEVGEVAEPYVPGRGGSSAMPHKRNPVSSTVILSAFGAAKGTSLTLLDGMAAAHERPAGAWHAEWHALPTLFGLASGALREARGLAQGLVPDPDRMRRNLDVTQGLLFADAAASRLSPVTGAKAAHALVEEAAGAVRDGQGSLREVLRARPETAGADLDAAFDLGPAIRAGARTADRALAEVSRLTAFLHSA from the coding sequence ATGACACTCTCGGCCCTCGACTCCGCCCTGCTCGGGCCCCTCTTCGCCACGGACGCGATGCGCGCCGTCTTCGCCGACGAGGCCCGGGTGGCGGCGATGCTGCGGGCCGAGGCGGCCCTGGCGCGGGCGCAAGGCCAGGCCGGCCTTGTGCCGGCCTCGCTCAGCCCTGCCATCGAAGCGATCCCCCCGAAGGCGCTCGATCCGGCGGCTCTGGGCCGGCGCACCGCCGTGTCCGGCGTGCCGGTGATCCCGTTCGTCAAGGCGGTGCAGGGCGCGCTGCCCCCCGAACTGGAGCCCGCCTTCCACAAGGCGACCACCACCCAGGACATCGCCGATACCGCCCTGGTGCTCCAGGTCCGCGACGCCCTCGACCTCGTGGCGGCCGACCTGAAGGCGATCCTCGACGGGCTGTCCGCCATCGCCCGCCAGCACCGCGAGACGCCGTGCGTCGGCCGCACCTACGGCCAGCACGCCGCCCCCGTCACCTTCGGCTTCAAGGCGGCGATCTGGGCGCTCGGCATCGCCGAGGTGGCGGCCCTGCTGCCTTCCTTGCGCGATCGGGTGCTCACCGCCTCGCTCGGCGGTCCCGTCGGCACGCTTGCCGGCCTCGGCGAGACGGCAGAAGCGGTCGGCGACGGTTTCGCGGCGGCCCTCGGCCTCCATCCCGACCTCGCCCCCTGGCACACGCGCCGCGCCCGCATCGCCGAGACCGGCTCGTGGCTCGCCCTGCTGATGGGGGCGCTCGCCAAGTTCGCCACCGACGTCGCGCATCTCGCCACCACGGAAGTCGGTGAGGTGGCCGAGCCCTACGTGCCGGGCCGCGGCGGCTCCTCGGCGATGCCGCACAAGCGCAACCCCGTCTCCTCGACGGTGATCCTCTCCGCCTTCGGCGCCGCCAAGGGCACGAGCCTCACCCTGCTCGACGGGATGGCGGCGGCCCACGAGCGCCCGGCCGGCGCCTGGCACGCCGAGTGGCACGCCCTGCCGACCCTGTTCGGCCTCGCCTCCGGCGCGTTGCGCGAGGCCCGCGGCCTCGCCCAGGGGCTGGTGCCCGATCCCGATCGGATGCGCCGCAACCTCGACGTGACGCAAGGCCTCCTCTTCGCCGACGCCGCCGCGAGCCGGTTGAGCCCGGTGACCGGCGCCAAGGCCGCCCACGCCCTGGTGGAGGAGGCCGCCGGCGCGGTGCGCGACGGGCAGGGTTCGCTCCGGGAGGTCTTGCGTGCCCGGCCCGAGACGGCGGGCGCCGATCTCGACGCCGCCTTCGATCTAGGCCCCGCCATCCGCGCCGGAGCCCGCACCGCCGACCGGGCGCTGGCGGAAGTCTCGCGCCTCACCGCCTTTCTCCATTCCGCATAA
- the pcaH gene encoding protocatechuate 3,4-dioxygenase subunit beta, whose protein sequence is MTHADSEFLQRDRSIHPPAFTPDYKTSVLRSPRRAMLSLQSSLSEVTGPTFGHSELGALDNDLILNYAREGEPIGERIFVHGHVRDENGRGIPHTLVEFWQANAGGRYRHRNDRYLAPIDPNFGGCGRTITDEHGFYYFRTIKPGPYPWRNNLNSWRPAHIHFSVFGSGFAQRLITQMYFEGDPLIWRDPMVLGIPDRSAAERLIAPLDLGAAVPLDMLAYKFDIVLRGRQQTLFENKLQGN, encoded by the coding sequence ATGACCCACGCCGACAGCGAGTTCCTGCAACGGGACCGCTCGATCCACCCACCGGCCTTCACGCCGGACTACAAGACCAGCGTGCTGCGCTCGCCGCGTCGCGCCATGCTGTCGCTGCAATCCTCCCTGTCGGAGGTGACCGGCCCGACCTTCGGCCATTCCGAGCTCGGGGCCCTCGATAACGACCTGATCCTCAACTACGCCCGCGAGGGCGAGCCGATCGGCGAGCGGATCTTCGTCCACGGCCATGTCCGCGACGAGAACGGGCGCGGCATCCCCCACACCCTGGTCGAGTTCTGGCAGGCCAATGCGGGCGGGCGCTACCGCCACCGCAACGACCGCTACCTCGCGCCGATCGACCCGAATTTCGGCGGCTGCGGCCGCACGATCACCGACGAGCACGGCTTCTACTACTTCCGCACGATCAAGCCCGGGCCCTATCCCTGGCGCAACAACCTCAATTCCTGGCGCCCGGCGCATATCCACTTCTCGGTGTTCGGCTCGGGCTTCGCCCAGCGCCTCATCACCCAGATGTATTTCGAGGGCGACCCGCTGATCTGGCGCGACCCGATGGTGCTCGGCATCCCCGACCGCTCGGCCGCCGAGCGCCTGATCGCCCCCCTCGACCTCGGCGCCGCGGTGCCGCTCGACATGCTCGCCTACAAGTTCGACATCGTGCTGCGCGGCCGCCAGCAGACGCTGTTCGAGAACAAGCTTCAGGGGAACTGA
- the pcaG gene encoding protocatechuate 3,4-dioxygenase subunit alpha, translating to MVQPLPVRLQETPSQTAGPYVHIGLIPHQAGFDIFETNFTNVLAGPDTKGERIRIEGRVFDGAGSLVRDAFLEIWQANSVGRYNHPADRQEGKPLDETFRGWGRTGSDFDTGVWFFDTVKPGPVEGRKGHRAMAPHVNLWIAARGINIGLQTRLYFADEAEANANDPVLNLVERGPLRDTLLAKREERDGKAVYVFDIHLQGPNETVFFDV from the coding sequence ATGGTCCAGCCGCTTCCCGTCCGTCTCCAGGAGACGCCGTCCCAGACCGCCGGGCCCTACGTCCATATCGGGCTGATCCCGCACCAGGCCGGGTTCGACATCTTCGAGACCAACTTCACCAACGTTCTCGCCGGGCCCGACACCAAGGGCGAGCGCATCCGGATCGAGGGCCGGGTCTTCGACGGCGCCGGCTCGCTGGTGCGCGACGCCTTCCTGGAGATCTGGCAGGCCAATTCCGTGGGCCGCTACAACCACCCGGCCGACCGGCAGGAGGGCAAGCCTCTCGACGAGACGTTCCGAGGCTGGGGCCGCACCGGCTCGGACTTCGACACCGGTGTCTGGTTCTTCGACACGGTGAAGCCCGGCCCGGTCGAGGGCCGGAAGGGGCATCGCGCGATGGCGCCGCACGTCAACCTGTGGATCGCCGCCCGCGGCATCAATATCGGCCTCCAGACCCGGCTCTACTTCGCCGACGAGGCCGAGGCCAACGCCAACGACCCGGTCCTGAACCTCGTCGAGCGCGGGCCGTTGCGCGACACCCTGCTGGCGAAGCGCGAGGAGCGGGACGGCAAGGCGGTCTACGTCTTCGACATCCATCTGCAGGGGCCGAACGAGACCGTGTTCTTCGACGTGTGA
- a CDS encoding IclR family transcriptional regulator has protein sequence MAGSLLRRVLDLVELLANHPRGLPLQTIAETLDIPKSGAHRLLAELAEHHYVVQDGETGRYLLTTKFATLGLKHLSRTGVVDIAQSVLDRLAGLSGELARLAVVDYPRLVWVAKAQGARTGLRYDGDMGTEARLSTTSTGIAWLASLSDEEGLSLVMRQGLGAPEECGPNAPRTVAALMALVNEARARGYAWVQDTNTPGAAAMAANIVHPQTGRAIGNLSVAGPSLRLGEAQRDAIAPELIAAAADLSSVGAFSEYLGALGGRAAVTPG, from the coding sequence ATGGCCGGCTCCCTGCTGCGGCGCGTCCTGGACCTGGTGGAACTCCTCGCGAACCATCCGCGCGGGCTGCCCCTCCAGACCATCGCCGAGACGCTGGATATCCCCAAGAGCGGCGCGCACCGGCTGCTCGCCGAGCTCGCCGAGCATCATTACGTCGTGCAGGACGGCGAGACCGGCCGCTACCTCCTCACCACCAAATTCGCGACGCTCGGCCTCAAGCATCTCTCGCGCACCGGCGTCGTCGACATCGCCCAGTCGGTGCTCGACCGCCTGGCGGGGCTGAGCGGCGAGCTGGCGCGCCTCGCCGTGGTCGACTACCCGCGCCTGGTCTGGGTGGCGAAGGCGCAAGGCGCCCGCACGGGCCTGCGCTACGACGGCGACATGGGCACCGAGGCCCGGCTCTCCACCACCTCGACCGGCATCGCATGGCTCGCCAGCCTCTCGGACGAGGAGGGCTTGAGCCTCGTCATGCGCCAGGGTCTCGGCGCGCCGGAGGAATGCGGCCCCAACGCGCCGCGCACGGTCGCCGCCCTGATGGCCCTGGTGAACGAGGCCCGCGCCCGGGGCTATGCCTGGGTGCAGGACACCAACACGCCGGGCGCCGCCGCGATGGCGGCCAACATCGTGCATCCGCAGACCGGCCGGGCGATCGGCAATCTCAGCGTCGCCGGCCCGAGCCTGCGCCTCGGCGAGGCGCAACGCGACGCGATCGCGCCCGAGCTCATCGCGGCCGCCGCCGACCTGTCCTCGGTCGGCGCCTTCTCCGAGTATCTCGGGGCGCTCGGCGGCCGGGCCGCCGTCACGCCCGGATGA
- a CDS encoding 3-keto-5-aminohexanoate cleavage protein: MNPVVIAVAITGSVPRKKDNPAVPTAVAEQIESTHQAFEAGATLVHIHVRNDDESPSSDPDKFAAVQEGVRKHCPGMIVQFSTGGRGRDPSARGLSLVHKPDMASLSTGSVNFPTIVYENHATLVNDLAGSMRTHGIRPEIEIFDLSHIHGAKRLIEEGLMDAHPHVQFVMGVKNAMPADEHLLDILLAETRRVIPGATWTAAGIGREQARVMGWALARGADAVRTGLEDNVRVTKDRLAASNAELVSLAAEMVTRHNRKVATPAEARAALHLKPVA, translated from the coding sequence ATGAACCCCGTCGTCATCGCGGTCGCGATCACCGGCTCGGTCCCGCGCAAGAAGGACAACCCGGCGGTGCCTACCGCCGTCGCCGAGCAGATCGAATCGACGCACCAGGCCTTCGAGGCCGGCGCGACCCTCGTCCACATCCACGTCCGCAACGACGACGAGTCGCCCTCCTCCGACCCCGACAAGTTCGCGGCGGTGCAGGAGGGGGTTCGCAAGCACTGCCCCGGCATGATCGTGCAGTTCTCGACCGGCGGCCGCGGCCGTGACCCGAGCGCGCGCGGGCTGTCGCTGGTCCACAAGCCCGACATGGCCTCGCTCTCGACCGGCTCGGTCAATTTCCCGACCATCGTCTACGAGAACCACGCGACGCTCGTGAACGACCTCGCCGGCTCGATGCGCACGCACGGCATCCGGCCCGAGATCGAGATCTTCGACCTGTCGCACATCCACGGTGCCAAGCGGCTGATCGAGGAGGGGCTGATGGACGCCCATCCCCACGTGCAGTTCGTGATGGGCGTGAAGAACGCGATGCCGGCCGACGAGCACCTGCTCGACATCCTGCTCGCCGAGACCCGCCGGGTGATCCCGGGCGCGACCTGGACCGCCGCCGGCATCGGCCGCGAGCAGGCCCGCGTGATGGGCTGGGCGCTCGCCCGCGGGGCCGACGCGGTCCGCACCGGGCTCGAGGACAACGTCCGGGTGACCAAGGACCGGCTGGCGGCGAGCAATGCCGAGCTGGTCTCGCTGGCCGCCGAGATGGTGACCCGCCACAACCGCAAGGTCGCGACCCCGGCGGAGGCCCGCGCCGCGCTCCACCTGAAGCCCGTGGCCTGA
- a CDS encoding DMT family transporter, translated as MRGAGQHETLIGIALMVSAVAGFASIDASAKFLSGTMSPMLIVAVRYLVSFVIVAAFLAARRDIVGLMRTRRPGLQVLRSLCLVTATMCSFVALRYLPLAQVTSITFASPLVVALIAGPLLGERVGWRRTVAVLVGFSGVLVVSRPGVSGMHPAALLAVVTALVNGVYIVVTRMLAAHDPPETTMFYTGLVGSVLTAPVLPFLWETPGEPSTWIGIASVGFFGALGHWLLILAHRRAPASTLAPFAYAHLLWAVLLGFLIFGHLPDRWTVIGGGIVAASGLYLLYHERPRVTPPGEEGAV; from the coding sequence ATGCGCGGCGCGGGCCAGCACGAGACCCTGATCGGCATCGCCCTGATGGTGAGCGCGGTGGCGGGCTTCGCCTCGATCGACGCCTCGGCGAAGTTCCTGAGCGGGACGATGAGCCCGATGCTGATCGTCGCCGTGCGCTACCTCGTCAGCTTCGTGATCGTGGCGGCGTTCCTCGCCGCGCGGCGCGACATCGTCGGGCTGATGCGCACCCGCCGGCCGGGCCTGCAGGTCCTGCGCTCGCTCTGCCTCGTGACGGCGACGATGTGCTCGTTCGTGGCGCTCCGCTACCTGCCGCTGGCCCAGGTGACCTCGATCACCTTCGCCTCGCCGCTCGTGGTGGCGCTGATCGCCGGTCCCTTGCTCGGCGAGCGGGTCGGCTGGCGGCGCACGGTCGCGGTGCTGGTCGGCTTCTCGGGCGTGCTGGTGGTGAGCCGGCCCGGCGTGTCGGGGATGCATCCGGCGGCGTTGCTCGCCGTGGTGACGGCACTCGTCAACGGCGTCTACATCGTGGTGACGCGGATGCTCGCCGCCCACGATCCGCCCGAGACCACGATGTTCTATACCGGCCTCGTCGGCTCAGTGCTGACGGCGCCGGTCCTGCCGTTCCTGTGGGAGACGCCGGGCGAACCCTCGACCTGGATCGGCATCGCCTCGGTCGGCTTCTTCGGCGCGCTCGGGCACTGGCTCCTGATCCTGGCGCACCGCCGGGCCCCAGCCTCGACGCTGGCCCCCTTCGCCTATGCCCACCTGCTCTGGGCGGTGCTGCTGGGTTTCCTGATCTTCGGCCATCTGCCGGACCGTTGGACGGTGATCGGCGGCGGGATCGTGGCGGCCTCGGGGCTGTACCTGCTCTACCACGAGCGTCCGCGGGTGACGCCGCCGGGGGAGGAGGGGGCGGTCTAG
- a CDS encoding DEAD/DEAH box helicase has translation MSAPSRPLRSHQRSLSELVASLARGEASGITDILAAVTPGGGKSLLPVIAASKLIAAGLVDRVVWVVPRDSLRLQAEEAFADPAWRAALGHALSVRAADNSPDPSRGLAGYVTTYQAVAAAPALHLAEMRRHRTLLVVDEVHHLPALSDGESGSEAAAWSSALLPLFREARLRLLLSGTLARADGRRILWLPYRTENGAQVPDIEAPGWAVIGYSRAEALAEKAVLPVNFGALDGEASWLEGGRTSGQARVGPHRLSGSGPSATTRPALFTALRTGFARDLLREAFYATRRLRAERRRKRGLTATEAVRGLGKLLVVAPDQASAQSYHAMIQAWMPEEQARRDVRIATSAEADAHAALAAFRLTPEPAVLVTVAMAYEGLDAPEVAVVAALTHIRSRPWLEQMIARATRVDPHAGDYADQHALVFHPDDPLFAQFRARIETEQATATRPRKRPTGAASPEPRPLSRDADEGIVPLESNALGLRYAMLRPGPSMAMARPEAAEAAPVPPSRVERALRARVAAMVTAQAVEDEAELRGRPGAPLPHRYNAVLKRLFNNKSRAAMTVDELEAALAWLERNRLQDHLHLLEGDSRYAWSARRRWAGMERRPG, from the coding sequence GTGAGCGCCCCGTCCCGCCCCCTGCGCAGCCACCAGCGCAGCCTGTCCGAACTCGTGGCCTCGCTTGCCCGCGGCGAGGCCTCCGGCATCACCGACATCCTGGCGGCGGTGACGCCCGGCGGCGGCAAGTCGCTGCTGCCGGTCATCGCCGCGTCGAAGCTGATCGCGGCCGGCCTCGTCGACCGGGTGGTCTGGGTCGTGCCGCGGGATTCCCTGCGGCTGCAGGCCGAGGAAGCCTTCGCCGATCCGGCCTGGCGGGCGGCTTTGGGCCACGCGCTCTCGGTGCGGGCGGCCGACAATTCCCCCGATCCGAGCCGGGGGCTGGCCGGCTACGTCACCACCTACCAGGCGGTGGCGGCGGCGCCCGCCCTGCACCTCGCCGAGATGCGCCGCCACCGCACCCTGCTGGTCGTCGACGAGGTGCATCACCTGCCGGCCCTGTCCGACGGTGAATCGGGCAGCGAGGCGGCGGCCTGGAGCAGTGCCCTGCTGCCGCTGTTCCGCGAGGCGCGCCTGCGGCTCCTCCTGTCGGGCACCCTGGCGCGGGCGGATGGACGGCGCATCCTGTGGCTGCCCTACCGGACGGAGAACGGGGCGCAGGTGCCGGACATCGAGGCCCCGGGCTGGGCGGTGATCGGCTATTCCCGCGCCGAGGCGCTCGCCGAGAAGGCGGTACTGCCGGTCAATTTCGGGGCTCTGGACGGCGAGGCGAGCTGGCTCGAGGGCGGGCGGACCAGCGGTCAGGCCCGGGTCGGCCCGCACCGGCTGTCGGGCTCGGGGCCGAGCGCGACGACCCGGCCGGCTTTGTTCACCGCCTTGCGCACGGGTTTCGCCCGCGACCTCCTGCGCGAGGCCTTCTACGCCACCCGGCGCCTGCGGGCGGAGCGCCGGCGCAAGCGCGGGCTGACCGCGACGGAGGCCGTCCGCGGCCTCGGCAAGCTCCTCGTCGTCGCGCCCGACCAGGCGAGCGCGCAGAGCTACCACGCGATGATCCAGGCCTGGATGCCGGAGGAGCAGGCGCGCCGCGACGTGCGGATCGCCACCTCGGCCGAGGCCGACGCCCATGCGGCGCTCGCCGCCTTCCGGCTCACGCCGGAGCCCGCCGTACTGGTAACCGTGGCGATGGCCTATGAGGGGCTGGACGCGCCCGAGGTCGCCGTAGTGGCTGCGCTGACGCATATCCGCTCGCGGCCCTGGCTCGAGCAGATGATCGCCCGGGCAACCCGGGTCGATCCCCATGCCGGCGACTATGCCGACCAGCACGCCCTGGTCTTCCACCCCGACGACCCGCTCTTCGCGCAGTTCCGCGCCCGGATCGAGACCGAGCAGGCGACCGCGACGCGCCCGCGCAAGCGCCCGACGGGAGCGGCCTCGCCCGAGCCGCGGCCGCTGTCCCGGGATGCCGACGAGGGCATCGTGCCGCTGGAGAGCAACGCGCTCGGCCTGCGCTACGCGATGCTGCGCCCCGGTCCGTCCATGGCGATGGCCCGTCCCGAGGCGGCGGAGGCCGCGCCGGTGCCGCCGTCGCGGGTCGAGCGGGCCCTGCGCGCCCGCGTGGCCGCCATGGTGACGGCGCAGGCGGTGGAGGACGAGGCCGAGTTGCGCGGGCGGCCCGGCGCCCCCCTGCCGCACCGCTACAACGCGGTGCTCAAGCGCCTCTTCAACAACAAGAGCCGCGCGGCGATGACGGTCGATGAGCTGGAGGCGGCCCTCGCCTGGCTGGAGCGCAACCGGCTGCAGGACCACCTGCACCTGCTGGAGGGCGATTCGCGCTATGCCTGGAGCGCCCGGCGGCGCTGGGCCGGGATGGAGCGGCGGCCGGGGTGA
- a CDS encoding carboxymuconolactone decarboxylase family protein, giving the protein MVLPNAAHLLSVEQPAATAAHLLGFLDRHREAPEAATGAVAFETGLANRKSVLGEAHVERSLAAAGGFAGPWQDFITRTAWGEVWGDPRIPWKTRSFVTLAMMVALGREEEFKLHIRPALRNGVTVSELQALLIQTAIYAGVPAANGAFRWAREVLGDELT; this is encoded by the coding sequence GTGGTTTTGCCCAATGCCGCCCATCTCCTCTCCGTCGAGCAGCCGGCGGCCACCGCCGCCCATCTCCTCGGCTTCCTCGACCGGCACCGGGAGGCGCCCGAGGCGGCGACCGGCGCGGTGGCGTTCGAGACGGGACTTGCCAACCGCAAGAGCGTGCTCGGAGAGGCCCATGTCGAGCGCTCGCTCGCGGCGGCCGGGGGCTTCGCCGGGCCGTGGCAGGACTTCATCACCCGCACCGCCTGGGGCGAGGTCTGGGGCGACCCGCGCATCCCGTGGAAGACCCGCTCCTTCGTGACGCTCGCCATGATGGTGGCGCTCGGCCGCGAGGAGGAGTTCAAGCTCCACATCCGCCCGGCCTTGCGCAACGGCGTCACCGTGTCCGAGTTGCAGGCCCTGCTGATCCAGACCGCGATCTATGCCGGCGTGCCGGCGGCGAACGGGGCCTTCCGCTGGGCCCGCGAGGTGCTGGGCGACGAGTTGACCTAA